The genomic DNA CTCACCAGAGGTCGTCAGCCTCATCGAACGAGGCAAGCGAGCGGCTTTCGATTACGAGGTGTTTGCATTCGCCAAGGCTTTACAAACTAAAATAGACTACTTGTTTGATGATTGGTAAAAGCGAGTCTCCAATTATGAACCAGACATGGATGTAGTCATGAGAACATCCATGTCGTTCGTGTTAGAGACCTACAGATCGCATCGTCATAGTAGACAATTCGCGTCTTAACTTCTGATTTATATCGTCATGAACGTAATGCTGTCTGATAACATCCTCACTGTCGAGGAGGAGCAATGCAGCCTTAGCCACATCGCCTACCTTGCAGTAGTGGGTGGCAACAATGGAACGCATGAGGTGTGCTCTAAATGGCAGTGTATCTTCAATTTTTGAAGGGGAGCTCGAAAACATAGACATATATTTCTCAGACCACTCATATACCATGTCGCTGATTTGTTCAGGACGCATTGAGTGACCCCGGCCACCCACGAAGAGGTCGCTCGAATGCGTAAGCAGGGGACGATAATCTCGGAGATAGGTTTCGATCATCTCGGAATGCTCTTGGAAGAGCTCAGAGTCACCGATAGGCATGACCACCTCGTCAATTCTCATAAGTTGTTTGCTGGAGTAACCATTCTTCAAGTCCTTCACAGGGACAACGATGTTCCAAACGCCGGACTTATCCTTATACAAGCGGCTTGCATTCATATCAATGTTGCCATATTTCATTAAAGACCAATTTTTGGCTCGAAGAGGGAAACACGATATTAAAACCATCAAAACGTATTCTTGGAATTCCAAAGCGAAACGAGGTGTCTTTTCATATCTAGATGACAGGTCTCTCTTACACTGATCGAGAGCTATAAAAATATATTTTAAAGGCAGATCTGAATCAAGAATACTCTTAATTCTACTTTCTGATTTAACAGACTTTTCTATCCTGCTCTGTATGGTTCTATAAAAGTTATGAAGCTTCTGCTTGACTTGTAAACAATACGTTTTCCAGCCTCCCTGGACCTCAATTTCTTTCTGAAGATGAATAGGAAGTCTGGTGACAAGAAAGTCTCTTCTCCACAACCAACCTGACTCCTCTGCAAGCATGCATTTAACTGTCTTAACTAATTTTTCAACTCCATGATTATATTTCCCTGCCGCCATATAGCTATCATTAATGAACCCTTGTAGATATTCGAAGCTTGCGTAGTAGGCAATAGAAAGCTTATTTTCAAGTGGACCATTTGGACCGTCAATATCTCTGATGTGATACGTGGCGACATAAGACATGTATCCCTTTAGTAGGGTGCGATGGATCTGAGCGGTCTCTTTCCCCCAGACTTTAATATGGACACCCTCACTGACTCCTCCCACAGTTTTGTAGCGGACAAGATCATCAAATTCCTCGGCAATCCGACCAGCTATCTGTACAGGGACTCTGGGGTGTTGCGCCCTGTAGTCACGGCGACGCTTATAATCGGGAGTCAGGTGTTCCTCATTTCTAACGGATTCTACGGCCCTCAGAAAATCAATTCGCGCCTTCTCCAGCGGCCTCTTCTCTGAGCCAATCATCCAAATTTTCCTTACCCACGCTCGCGCCTCCGCTTTAGAGCTACCTCTAAAGTTCTCAGGCCACCACTCGTCTGGAATACTCGCCAGCAAAATAATATTAACGTCGGGTTTAAGAGACATGGGTGGTATATACAGCAGCTCTTCTATTCCAGCCGAAGAAATCTGTCCAGTGTCTACCATAGTGATAATTTCAAGTACATTTTTATTATTCAGTATATCGTAGTTATATTTTGCGTTTTTATTAAAAATACGGTTCTTAAGACAATATTCCAGCAGCTCAAATCTCCCCACTCCCAAGTTTTCTTGAAGAATAGCAAGATATGCTTTATAGAAAAGAACTAGGATTGAACGCATAGACGGATCGCAGTTGTAGCTAATTTGATCATGATCGGAGATAGGAGCGAAGATGAGAGCATCGACCTCTTCATCTAAGGTGCGGCCTTGCTTCAAGACATGATTCCTGAACCTCGATATATAAACCCGAGAGGTTCCGCGCCCAATTTTAAAGCTTTGGCCGACTTTTTCGGACGCGAGATACATGATGATGCCAGCGTATGTTACAGTAGACACAGACATAGTTCCTCCGTAAAATCATGAGTGGGCTGAGACAAGAGTTTTTCCTCTAGCGTGCCTCCTACACGCTAAAATTCGTCTTTTACACTTTTGTATCCTGAGTGTACAATGGGAAGCCGTCTTAAGGCCACAAAACGGCTGTCTCGACACCGAAAAACCGTTTAATGCTCCATGACGATGGTATATACCCCCGGTGCGGGACATCTCCCGGTATCTGGAGGAGGCCCAGGCCCAGAAGCTGCGCGTCACCCACGTCACCGAGACGCACATCCACGCCGATTACCTCTCGGGAAGCCGCGAATTAGCAAAGGCCACGGGTGCGAGGCTCCTGCTCTCCGACGAGGGCGGCGAGGGCTGGCGGTACACCTACGACGACGGCAACCAGACGCGGCTGCGCGACGGCGATACCTTCATGGTCGGCAACGTCCGCATACAGGCTGTTCATACGCCCGGCCATACCCCCGAGCACCTGAGCTTCCTCGTCACGGATACGCCCCGTGGCGATGCCCCTTCCATGATCCTGACGGGTGACTTCGTGTTCGTGGGCGATCTGGGCCGACCCGACCTGCTCGACGAGGCCGCGGGGGGGCAAGACACCCGGTTCGAGGGCGCGCGGCAGATGTTCGTTTCTGTGCGGAACAAGTTCCTGACCCTGCCCGACTACGTGCAGGTCTGGCCCGGCCACGGTTCGGGCAGCGCGTGTGGCAAGGCGCTGGGTGCCGTCCCAACGACGACCGTCGGCTACGAGCGGGCGCTGAGCTGGTGGGGCCATATGGTCGAGAAGGGTGACGAGGCGGAGTTCACGAAGGAACTGCTGTCCGGCCAGCCCGACGCGCCGCTGTACTACGGGCGGATGAAGCTGGAAAACCGGGACGGCCCCGCCCTGCTGGGTGAGGTCAGGCCGCTGGTTGAGCTGAGCGTGGAGGAGGTCAAGGTCAGGCTCACCGCCGGGGCCCGCCTGATCGACACCCGAAAGAAGGAGGAGCACCAGGCCGCCGTCCCGGTGGGGAGCGTGAACCTCCCTGACGGCAAGACCTTTGAGACCTGGGCCGGGTGGTTGCTGACCCCGGACCGTGAACTGATCCTGCTGGCCCCCGGGGGCCGCGCCGAGGCCCTGCGCCGCCGCCTGTGGATGGTGGGCCTCGACCGGGTGATCGGCTTCGTCCCCAGCGCCGAGGGTCTGGAGACGGCCCCCGCGCGGCCCGTTCCCGTTCCGGAGCTGGACGCGCACGAAGGCGCCCTGATCCTCGACGTGCGGGCCAGCACCGAGTACGGGGAGGGGCACATCCCCGGTGCCCGGCAACTCCACGCCGGACGCCTGCCCTGGCGACTCGACACCCTGCCGCGTGACCGTGAGATCGTGGTGCATTGCCAGGGCGGGGCCCGCAGCGCCGCCGCCGCGAGCCTGCTGCGCGCCGAGGGCTTTCAGGTTTTGGAACTCGCCGGGGGCTACGACGCCTGGGCGAAAGCTCAGAAACAGGAACCACCCGTTTAAGGCCCCCTTCCCGGAGGCGGCGCGAGTCATGCCGTCTGCGCTCCCATGAAAGCGAATGGTCCCATGACCTCCCAGGACATCTTCACAGCAGAGCTGGGGGGCCGACGGCGCGAGGGCAGACCTTCAACGCGTACTACGACCCCACGGGCGGTCACGGCAACCACGTCCACTGCGCCTGGAACTGAGGGCCCCCGGACGGATTCCAGCGGAGTCCGCCGCCCAGCGCCCGGTGAACACGCTGGACACCCTCGCCGTGACGGCCCCGACCGT from Deinococcus planocerae includes the following:
- a CDS encoding MBL fold metallo-hydrolase; this encodes MRDISRYLEEAQAQKLRVTHVTETHIHADYLSGSRELAKATGARLLLSDEGGEGWRYTYDDGNQTRLRDGDTFMVGNVRIQAVHTPGHTPEHLSFLVTDTPRGDAPSMILTGDFVFVGDLGRPDLLDEAAGGQDTRFEGARQMFVSVRNKFLTLPDYVQVWPGHGSGSACGKALGAVPTTTVGYERALSWWGHMVEKGDEAEFTKELLSGQPDAPLYYGRMKLENRDGPALLGEVRPLVELSVEEVKVRLTAGARLIDTRKKEEHQAAVPVGSVNLPDGKTFETWAGWLLTPDRELILLAPGGRAEALRRRLWMVGLDRVIGFVPSAEGLETAPARPVPVPELDAHEGALILDVRASTEYGEGHIPGARQLHAGRLPWRLDTLPRDREIVVHCQGGARSAAAASLLRAEGFQVLELAGGYDAWAKAQKQEPPV